Proteins encoded within one genomic window of Syntrophales bacterium:
- a CDS encoding molybdenum cofactor guanylyltransferase: MCAVRTALSDKGAGRQNYYKEAFTDQGLRRDITGVILVGGKSRRMGCDKAFLPIAGKPLFEQALDLFRESFARVVLAGDRAERFTGYKLPVLPDIYPGSALGGLYTALYYAETEHIFVSACDLPFPNREILLILCSLREGFDAVVPSTARGLEPLFAVYAKSCLEPIRALLESGNFCAYAYYPRIRVRYVTDEEIADFNSNGKSFANVNTPEEFEKIRKEDCT, encoded by the coding sequence ATGTGTGCTGTTCGGACGGCCCTTTCCGATAAGGGTGCTGGCAGGCAAAACTATTATAAAGAGGCGTTCACGGATCAGGGCCTCCGCCGTGACATAACCGGCGTCATCCTGGTCGGAGGAAAGAGCCGCCGCATGGGATGCGATAAGGCCTTCCTGCCCATTGCCGGCAAACCCCTGTTCGAGCAAGCGCTGGATTTATTCAGAGAAAGTTTCGCAAGGGTTGTGCTGGCAGGCGACAGAGCGGAGCGCTTCACCGGGTACAAGCTTCCGGTCTTGCCGGACATCTATCCCGGCAGCGCTCTGGGAGGGCTCTATACGGCGCTCTATTACGCGGAAACGGAGCATATCTTTGTCTCCGCCTGCGATCTCCCCTTTCCCAACCGGGAAATACTCCTCATCCTCTGTTCGCTCCGGGAGGGATTCGACGCAGTCGTTCCAAGTACCGCGCGCGGATTGGAACCGCTCTTCGCCGTTTACGCCAAAAGCTGCCTTGAGCCGATCCGGGCGCTTCTGGAAAGCGGCAACTTCTGCGCGTACGCTTATTATCCCCGGATTAGGGTGAGATATGTAACAGATGAAGAAATAGCTGATTTCAACAGCAATGGAAAATCTTTTGCGAACGTAAATACACCCGAAGAGTTCGAAAAAATCAGAAAGGAAGATTGCACATGA